A window from Danio aesculapii chromosome 6, fDanAes4.1, whole genome shotgun sequence encodes these proteins:
- the ppig gene encoding peptidyl-prolyl cis-trans isomerase G: MGVKAQRPRCFFDIGISNVPAGRVVIELFSDVCPKTCENFRCLCTGEKGVGKTTQKPLHYKGTPFHRIVKDFMIQGGDFSEGNGRGGESIYGGFFEDESFSMKHTKEFLLSMANRGKDTNGSQFFITTKPTPHLDGIHVVFGQVITGQDVIRMIESQKTDTNSRPYAEVKVLNCGELVPKSKAKKEKKKHQSSSESEDSSSDSSSDSEESEKEKKRRKKHKKEHKKKKEQKHKKKEKKGSDEEEAEPQVVSTIRPEEVPPIPENRFLMRRSPEKPKEEEQSKEKDKVDSGRERPRERDRERERERERPLANSRPNRTRLVMTRSGRRIKGRGPRRYRTPSRSRSRSWDRFRRSETPPHWRHEMQRTQKAKANLAASQERWIKGDKGDMSEEKTKTTESSNANKAGGDKQDAAKRNSEREKKVSKRDKSRSPSKGRDRKKDKHRSKSRERDARKKTDADVEKKKSRSRSKSKDKKREKEKSKKPDDKSRRSTSKDRKEKNDKEVEQKDRSKERAKDGEKEKSKEVEKKKNGERERSRSKERGRDVSRRSRSRGRAQRGQSRERGRDRRHSSSRDRKTSRRSRSRDRARGRDAEDRRKSTDNKNRETRGRDRSSKERSSQKQRSREREDRQKKRKDKSDTGSSDSDSDKRKKRKRSESPKSKERAKDKSKSPRKDAKKKDSSSSDSD; this comes from the exons ATGGGGGTGAAGGCGCAGCGTCCTCGCTGCTTTTTTGACATTGGCATCAGTAATGTGCCAG CGGGCCGTGTGGTCATCGAGCTTTTCTCTGATGTTTGCCCCAAAACGTGTGAAAACTTCCGCTGCCTGTGCACAG GTGAGAAAGGAGTTGGCAAGACTACTCAGAAACCTTTGCATTACAAAGGAACTCCTTTCCACAGGATAGTGAAGGATTTCATGATACAAGGAGGAGATTTCAGTGAAG GGAACGGCAGAGGTGGTGAATCTATATATGGAGGTTTCTTTGAAG ATGAAAGTTTCTCAATGAAACATACCAAGGAGTTCCTGCTATCGATGGCCAACAGAGGGAAGGACACCAACGGCTCACAGTTCTTTAT AACTACTAAACCAACTCCTCACTTGGACGG AATTCATGTGGTGTTTGGTCAGGTGATCACCGGCCAGGATGTGATCCGGATGATCGAGAGTCAGAAGACGGATACCAACAGCAGGCCATATGCAGAGGTCAAAGTGCTCAACTGTGGGGAACTTGTTCCAAAATCCAAAG CAAAGAAGGAAAAGAAGAAGCACCAGTCATCCAGCGAGAGTGAGGACTCTTCTTCTGACAGCTCTTCGGACTCTGAGGAATCAGAGAAGGAGAAGAAACGACGCAAGAAACACAAGAAGGAACACAAGAAAAAGAAGGAACAGAAACacaaaaagaaagagaagaaagg ATCTGATGAAGAAGAAGCTGAACCTCAGGTTGTGTCCACCATACGCCCAGAGGAAGTGCCACCCATTCCAGAAAACCGCTTCCTGATGAGACGAAGCCCAGAGAAGCCCAAAGAGGAGGAGCAAAGCAAAGAAAAGGACAAGGTGGATTCTGGGAGAGAGAGACCCAGAGAAAGAGACAGGGAGAGAGAGCGGGAAAGAGAAAG ACCCTTGGCAAATTCACGACCAAACCGCACACGATTGGTGATGACCAGATCAGGCCGCAGAATTAAAGGAAGAGGACCGAGG CGCTATCGAACACCATCTCGATCCCGCTCGCGGTCCTGGGATCGGTTTCGCCGCAGTGAGACTCCTCCACATTGGAGGCATGAAATGCAAAGAACACAGAAAGCTAAAGCCAATTTAGCTGCTTCCCAGGAGCGGTGGATAAAAGGAGACAA AGGAGATATGTCTGAGGAAAAGACGAAAACTACTGAGTCAAGCAACGCTAACAAAGCTGGGGGAGACAAGCAAGATGCAGCAAAGAGAAACTCTGAGCGAGAAAAGAAAGTTTCAAAGCGGGACAAATCACGCAGTCCCTCCAAAGGAAGAGACCGAAAGAAAGACAAACATCGCTCCAAAAGTCGAGAAAGGGACGCACGGAAAAAGACAGACGCCGATGTGGAGAAGAAGAAATCTCGCAGCCGGAGCAAAAGCAAAGACAAGAAGAGGGAGAAAGAGAAGAGCAAAAAGCCGGATGACAAAAGCAGACGCTCTACTAGCAAAGACAGGAAGGAGAAAAATGATAAAGAGGTCGAACAGAAAGACAGAAGCAAAGAAAGAGCCAAAGATGGAGAAAAGGAGAAATCGAAGGAGGTTGAAAAGAAGAAGAATGGAGAACGAGAGCGATCCAGAAGCAAAGAAAGGGGTCGGGATGTTTCACGGAGATCCCGATCGCGAGGACGCGCACAGCGAGGACAATCACGAGAAAGAGGCCGTGACAGACGCCACAGCAGCAGCCGAGACCGAAAAACATCCCGCCGCTCCAGAAGCAGAGACCGAGCTCGAGGCAGAGACGCAGAAGACCGAAGGAAGAGTACGGACAATAAAAACAGAGAAACACGAGGACGAGACCGCAGCTCCAAAGAGCGGTCCTCTCAGAAACAGCGCAGCCGAGAGCGAGAGGATCGACAGAAGAAGAGGAAAGACAAGAGCGACACGGGAAGCAGCGACTCTGACAGCGATAAAcgcaagaaaagaaaaagaagcgAGAGCCCCAAATCGAAAGAGAGAGCAAAGGACAAATCAAAAAGCCCGAGAAAGGATGCAAAGAAAAAAGACTCCTCTTCTAGCGACAGCGACTGA
- the phospho2 gene encoding LOW QUALITY PROTEIN: pyridoxal phosphate phosphatase PHOSPHO2 (The sequence of the model RefSeq protein was modified relative to this genomic sequence to represent the inferred CDS: inserted 1 base in 1 codon), with translation MKTLVVFDFDHTIVNENSDTWVIRCTPNQKLPDWLEKSYQSGRWTEYMGRVLTYIGDQSVRPEHMRAVMESIPFTDGMTELLTFISENKKHVDCIIISDSNTLFIDWVLQASGLKSAVDDVFSNPANIDARGYVSVRCFHAHDCQQCPVNLCKRRVLRDFTENRAKNGLRYERICYIGDGGNDFCPVKELKRXDIAMPRKGFTLEKLLRKGISEGSAELRAKIMPWTSANEILQELRALIE, from the exons ATGAAGACCTTAGTAGTGTTCGACTTCGATCACACTATAGTGAATGAAAACAGCGACACATGGGTTATCCGCTGCACCCCCAACCAGAAGTTACCGGACTGGCTGGAGAAGTCCTACCAGAGTGGCCGGTGGACCGAATACATGGGTCGAGTGTTGACCTACATCGGAGACCAGTCCGTACGGCCGGAGCACATGCGCGCAGTCATGGAGAGCATCCCGTTCACCGACGGCATGACCGAGCTCCTGACCTTCATATCGGAGAATAAGAAGCACGTCGACTGCATTATCATCTCCGACTCGAACACTTTATTCATAGACTGGGTTTTGCAGGCGTCGGGCTTGAAATCCGCAGTAGATGACGTCTTCAGCAACCCCGCGAACATCGATGCGCGCGGGTACGTGAGCGTGCGCTGCTTCCACGCGCACGACTGCCAGCAGTGTCCGGTAAACCTGTGCAAGAGGAGAGTCCTACGGGATTTCACGGAGAACCGGGCGAAAAATGGCCTGCGTTATGAGCGGATTTGCTATATAGGAGACGGAGGAAACGACTTTTGCCCTGTTAAAGAACTAAAGA GCGACATTGCAATGCCTAGGAAGGGATTCACCCTGGAGAAACTGTTGCGCAAAGGCATTTCTGAGGGTTCAGCTGAgctcagggctaaaatcatgcccTGGACTAGTGCCAACGAAATCCTCCAGGAATTAAGAGCTCTAATTGAGTGA